In a single window of the Vitis vinifera cultivar Pinot Noir 40024 chromosome 6, ASM3070453v1 genome:
- the LOC100249672 gene encoding protein FAF-like, chloroplastic gives MSASLSNTLRLSSSLKMDEEAKLIEKQGIVSILGSDCERTKAASLRRTLSWDMSSRKWLAQHGFSHMRKIASSQQFIVSAADSSSSSEGEDEYEEGKEVERPGGFQTWSSILTQKGGEESGKSGTLPLPYVHPLVKRSSSSLSEKSLQVCTESLGSETGSEGFSSSANTQEDKQDQQQQNQHQQKQQQQQYEKESSSLGKQELTVVERPDNYYSVRKRLQPPSSFPPPLPSLSPTQGPNVRFHTHRQNGRLVLEAVSVPTQNCFQAQRHGGRLVLTFANIPFNHEDTSEKEQDEEEEEEAAEELGQEFENFEEENEIQMNEDENGEAASEEGEVVKVGKANEFNQEMEAAPKLPSGMINVHRSALMMKKLMGLVNRNPTWPPKLNKAANLEEATPLPPPPRVARIITTPPAATAASSFNAYDYCWRSKPPTGTAILNPPSIPLKNNSDKFFLSKSSKAQEQQQLILLRGNKAEYSVPLLRGCKEPRRSLVIWEPYCIATS, from the coding sequence ATGTCAGCTTCCCTAAGCAACACCCTTCGCCTGTCTTCTTCTTTGAAGATGGACGAAGAGGCCAAGCTCATTGAGAAGCAGGGCATAGTCTCCATTCTTGGCTCCGACTGCGAGAGGACCAAGGCTGCTTCTCTCCGCAGGACTCTGTCCTGGGACATGTCTTCCAGGAAGTGGTTAGCACAGCACGGCTTCTCCCATATGAGGAAGATTGCGTCATCCCAACAGTTTATTGTGTCGGCTGCAGATTCCTCGTCTTCGTCTGAAGGTGAAGATGAGTACGAAGAGGGGAAGGAGGTGGAGAGGCCTGGGGGGTTCCAGACATGGAGCTCAATTCTAACTCAAAAGGGCGGTGAGGAGTCAGGGAAATCGGGGACACTCCCACTTCCCTACGTGCATCCTCTTGTGAAGAGGTCGTCCAGCTCTCTGAGCGAAAAGAGCCTCCAGGTATGCACTGAGAGCCTGGGTTCAGAAACGggctctgagggcttttcctcctCTGCCAACACACAAGAGGACAAACAAGATCAACAGCAACAGAACCAGCACCAGCAAAAGCAACAGCAGCAGCAATATGAAAAAGAGTCCAGCTCCTTGGGTAAGCAAGAATTGACGGTAGTGGAGAGGCCTGACAATTACTATTCTGTCCGCAAGAGATTGCAGCCTCCATCATCCTTCCCTCCCCCACTTCCTTCACTCTCTCCCACCCAAGGCCCTAATGTTCGCTTCCACACTCACCGCCAAAATGGGCGGCTGGTTCTTGAAGCGGTGTCGGTTCCTACTCAAAACTGCTTCCAGGCTCAACGCCATGGGGGTCGCCTTGTCCTCACTTTTGCAAATATTCCCTTCAATCACGAAGACACGAGCGAAAAAGAACAagatgaagaagaggaagaagaagcagCAGAGGAATTGGGACaagaatttgagaattttgaagaagaaaatgaaatccaAATGAATGAAGATGAAAATGGAGAAGCAGCATCGGAGGAAGGAGAGGTGGTCAAAGTTGGGAAAGCAAATGAATTCAACCAGGAGATGGAGGCTGCGCCAAAGTTGCCAAGTGGGATGATCAATGTGCACAGATCAGCACTGATGATGAAGAAGCTGATGGGGTTGGTTAATAGGAATCCCACATGGCCTCCAAAGCTTAACAAAGCAGCCAATTTGGAGGAGGCAACGCCACTTCCACCACCTCCTCGGGTGGCTCGAATCATAACCACGCCCCCGGCCGCCACTGCGGCATCATCGTTCAACGCCTACGACTACTGCTGGCGGAGCAAGCCCCCCACCGGCACCGCAATCCTCAACCCACCATCCATACCCCTCAAAAACAACAGTGACAAGTTCTTTCTGTCCAAGAGCTCAAAGGCACAAGAGCAGCAACAATTGATCCTGCTAAGGGGGAACAAGGCAGAGTATTCGGTTCCATTGTTAAGGGGCTGCAAAGAACCTAGGAGGTCTCTTGTGATTTGGGAGCCCTATTGCATTGCCACATCCTGA